From one Eucalyptus grandis isolate ANBG69807.140 chromosome 9, ASM1654582v1, whole genome shotgun sequence genomic stretch:
- the LOC104420279 gene encoding wall-associated receptor kinase-like 1 codes for MDFNKSRASGHFAAVLEWGIANSSKTALEIYKYGSIFDASYNCSSVSFNPAYPMAMPFLQCVCSPGFSGDPYIKDGCTDSKYISPAYSPKPDLPAKSPTSSAKPDLPAKSRTSSAKPDLPAKSPTPSAIPDLAPNGTKKSGTKKSAFLVKGISVAHCRCLFLTSRVFFFSLLPLSFGNVVGGAAGAGVGALLLCLFSWSLYKYIKKRKETKLKEKYSKCNGGLLLERELSTPEGNVEKSKLFNFKDLEKATDNFDNSRILGQGGQGTVYKGILIDGKIVAIKKSMAIDKRKIEQFINEVLILSQINHRNVVKLLGCCLETEVPLLVYEFIPNGTLYQYLHDPNAESPISWDTRLRIATEIAGALFYLHSAASIPIYHRDIKSTNILLDEKYQAKVADFGTSKSISLDQTHVTTLVQGTFGYLDPEYFRSSQFTDKSDVYSFGVVLVELLTGQKPISSQREEEGRSLAMYFIISVEENRLFDIVHAHVLKEGKMGEIASVANLAKRCLDLNGRNRPTMKEVAMELEGIRKTQYPSDIQQNQENCETTESPDAVFTSSNSSNDTNVSTFSGVQTLLPSET; via the exons ATGGACTTCAATAAGTCGAGGGCAAGCGGGCATTTCGCAGCTGTCCTAGAATGGGGGATAGCAAATTCCTCAAAAACTGCGTTAGAGATTTACAAATACGGCTCCATCTTCGACGCATCCTACAACTGCAGTTCAGTCAGCTTCAATCCTGCATATCCCATGGCGATGCCCTTTTTGCAGTGTGTTTGCAGCCCGGGCTTCTCTGGTGACCCCTATATAAAAGATGGATGCACAG ATAGCAAATATATAAGTCCGGCCTACTCCCCCAAACCCGACCTTCCTGCAAAAAGTCCGACCTCCTCCGCCAAACCCGACCTTCCTGCAAAAAGTCGGACCTCCTCCGCCAAACCTGACCTTCCTGCAAAAAGTCCGACCCCCTCCGCCATACCTGACCTTGCTCCAAATGGAACGAAGAAAAGTGGAACAAAGAAAAGTGCGTTTCTCGTCAAAG GGATATCAGTTGCACACTGTAGATGTTT ATTCCTGACAAGCagggtattttttttctcacttttgccCTTGAGTTTTGGCAATGTAGTGGGCGGGGCTGCCGGGGCAGGCGTTGGGGCACTACTCTTGTGTCTTTTCTCATGGAGTTTGTACAAATacatcaagaagagaaaagaaacgaAGCTTAAAGAGAAGTACTCCAAATGCAATGGTGGTCTTTTGTTGGAAAGAGAGCTTTCGACACCAGAAGGCAATGTTGAGAAAAGCAAATTGTTCAACTTCAAGGATTTAGAGAAGGCCACTGATAATTTCGATAACAGTAGGATACTTGGGCAAGGTGGACAGGGTACTGTTTACAAAGGAATATTAATAGATGGAAAAATAGTtgcaattaaaaaatcaatggcCATAGAcaagagaaaaattgaacaGTTCATAAATGAAGTCCTCATTCTCTCACAAATCAACCACAGAAATGTGGTTAAGTTATTGGGGTGTTGCTTGGAAACAGAAGTTCCGCTTTTGGTATATGAGTTTATACCAAATGGGACTCTATACCAATATTTACATGACCCAAATGCAGAGTCGCCTATATCATGGGACACACGCCTACGAATTGCAACTGAAATCGCAGGAGCCTTATTCTACTTGCATTCAGCAGCCTCTATTCCCATTTATCATCGAGACATCAAGTCCACCAATATCCTCTTGGATGAGAAGTATCAGGCAAAAGTGGCAGATTTTGGTACTTCCAAGTCTATTTCCCTCGATCAAACTCATGTAACCACATTAGTGCAGGGAACTTTCGGCTACCTAGATCCTGAGTATTTCCGATCAAGCCAATTTACAGACAAAAGCGATGTGTACAGCTTCGGAGTCGTCCTTGTTGAACTCTTAACAGGACAAAAGCCAATCTCATCccagagggaagaagaaggaagaagtcTTGCGATGTATTTCATAATTTCGGTGGAAGAGAATCGCTTGTTTGACATCGTCCATGCTCATGTGTTGAAAGAAGGTAAGATGGGAGAGATTGCGTCGGTTGCTAACCTTGCAAAGAGGTGCTTAGACTTGAACGGGAGGAACCGGCCTACAATGAAAGAAGTGGCAATGGAGTTGGAGGGAATAAGGAAGACTCAATATCCTTCCGACATTCAGCAAAATCAAGAGAACTGTGAGACAACCGAATCTCCTGATGCTGTCTTTACGTCTAGCAACTCAAGCAATGACACGAATGTCTCTACATTTTCGGGTGTGCAGACACTCTTACCTAGTGAGACCTAG